From one Nonomuraea polychroma genomic stretch:
- a CDS encoding alpha/beta hydrolase — protein sequence MVIAECPPTSGTRECGAADCRKVRMNMDELELTEPWEGVLITPGPSSHTGVLVLAGSSGRIERERARILAQEGMTAMSIRWYGGPGQSPGICEIPLETFVSAIDLLESTGVRRICLLGSSKGAEAALLTSIHDPRVDGVVAMSPTSVVWGNIGPGLDGQQHPYRSSWTWKGQPLPFVPYDDDWRAAEPANGPKAIRGWYERSERTFADLLPTAGIPIEETRADVLLVAGGDDAMWPSLPFAERLAARRRAAGRPARLISSAEAGHRLRLPGEGPAPASPQFLYGGDAVADAELGAAAWPHILDLLRG from the coding sequence GTGGTGATCGCCGAGTGCCCTCCGACCAGTGGCACGCGAGAGTGCGGTGCCGCCGACTGCCGAAAGGTGAGGATGAACATGGACGAATTGGAACTGACCGAGCCGTGGGAAGGCGTCTTGATCACGCCAGGCCCCAGCAGTCACACAGGCGTGCTTGTCCTGGCGGGGTCGAGCGGTCGTATCGAACGGGAGAGGGCTCGCATCCTCGCCCAGGAGGGGATGACCGCGATGTCGATTCGATGGTACGGCGGTCCCGGACAATCACCGGGCATCTGCGAGATTCCTCTGGAGACGTTCGTGTCCGCCATCGATCTGCTCGAATCCACCGGAGTACGCCGCATCTGCCTGCTGGGGTCGTCCAAGGGGGCGGAGGCCGCCCTGCTCACCTCCATCCATGACCCGCGGGTCGACGGCGTCGTGGCGATGTCGCCTACCTCGGTGGTATGGGGCAATATCGGCCCAGGGCTGGATGGGCAGCAGCACCCTTACCGGTCTTCCTGGACCTGGAAGGGGCAGCCGCTGCCCTTCGTCCCCTACGACGATGACTGGAGGGCTGCCGAACCTGCGAACGGTCCGAAAGCCATCCGCGGCTGGTACGAGCGCAGCGAACGGACGTTCGCCGACCTGCTGCCCACCGCCGGGATCCCCATCGAGGAGACCAGGGCTGACGTGCTGCTGGTGGCAGGCGGGGACGATGCGATGTGGCCGTCCCTGCCGTTCGCCGAGCGACTTGCCGCCCGTCGCCGCGCCGCCGGTCGTCCAGCTCGCCTGATCAGCAGCGCCGAAGCCGGCCATCGTCTACGTCTTCCCGGGGAAGGTCCTGCCCCCGCATCGCCGCAGTTCCTCTACGGGGGTGACGCTGTCGCCGACGCAGAGCTCGGAGCCGCCGCCTGGCCGCACATCCTGGATCTGCTTCGCGGCTGA
- a CDS encoding nuclear transport factor 2 family protein yields the protein MSDMNELVQRYLAAWNETDAAARQAVLAEVFAEDAVYTDPLVSVQGRDGLDATIAAVQGQFGGLVFSLGGAVDAHHDIARFTWHLGPEGAEPVAIGFDVAVIGEDGRISQVLGFLDKVPTGA from the coding sequence ATGAGCGACATGAACGAGCTGGTCCAGCGCTACCTCGCCGCGTGGAACGAGACCGACGCCGCCGCGCGTCAGGCCGTTCTGGCAGAGGTCTTCGCCGAGGACGCGGTGTACACCGACCCGCTGGTCTCCGTTCAGGGCCGGGACGGGCTCGACGCCACCATCGCGGCGGTCCAGGGCCAGTTCGGCGGGCTGGTCTTCAGCCTCGGCGGCGCCGTGGACGCCCACCACGACATCGCGCGGTTCACCTGGCACCTGGGACCTGAGGGCGCCGAGCCGGTCGCCATCGGCTTCGACGTCGCGGTGATCGGTGAAGACGGGCGGATCAGCCAGGTGCTCGGCTTCCTCGACAAGGTGCCGACCGGAGCCTGA
- a CDS encoding alpha/beta hydrolase family protein produces MRHMAIAAGLLVMTITTSCAPASAPATGSASTDRPSRNPSPNASAEPPKTARNVTLALPDPTGSQPVGTTSLHLTDTSRPDPWDPGSKARDLMVSLWYPAAKAGGRLEPYMTVKESELTLKDAGITGVPSDLLARTRTHAFSDAPPAGKERELALVVLSPGFSKTRSSLTSLAEDLANKGYVVAAISHTHENVATVFPDGRVATCTACQVEPHDQAFWDKVGATRATDVSFVLDQLTGLRPRWKGSRLIDPARIAMAGHSVGGASSVAALLKDPRIKAGMNVDGLAVVPVPASGLGKPFLFLGAQATRTPGGQEAASWETAWQHLTGWKRWLVVAGAEHASFTDTGLLGEQAGLDIGAKLPAVRSMEITRAYVAAFLDLHLRGTPQPLLDQASAKYPEVKVCAVEQKSCA; encoded by the coding sequence ATGCGTCATATGGCCATCGCGGCTGGATTGCTCGTCATGACGATCACCACCTCCTGCGCGCCGGCATCCGCCCCCGCGACCGGGAGCGCCTCCACGGACCGCCCGTCACGCAATCCCTCTCCGAACGCCTCTGCCGAGCCGCCCAAGACGGCGCGCAACGTCACGCTCGCGCTCCCGGACCCGACCGGCTCCCAGCCTGTCGGCACCACATCGCTGCACCTCACCGACACCTCGCGCCCCGATCCCTGGGATCCCGGTTCGAAGGCCAGGGATCTCATGGTCTCGCTGTGGTACCCGGCCGCGAAGGCGGGCGGGCGGCTGGAGCCGTACATGACCGTCAAAGAGTCGGAGCTCACCCTTAAGGACGCGGGGATCACCGGTGTCCCGTCCGACCTGCTCGCCCGGACGCGGACCCACGCCTTCAGCGACGCCCCACCAGCGGGAAAGGAGCGGGAGCTTGCCCTGGTCGTCCTCTCCCCAGGCTTCAGCAAGACACGCAGCTCGCTCACCAGCCTCGCCGAGGACCTGGCGAACAAAGGCTACGTCGTGGCCGCCATCAGCCACACCCACGAGAACGTCGCCACAGTCTTCCCCGACGGCCGCGTGGCCACCTGCACGGCCTGCCAGGTCGAGCCGCACGACCAAGCCTTCTGGGACAAGGTGGGCGCTACCCGGGCCACCGACGTCTCCTTCGTCCTCGACCAGCTGACGGGCCTGCGCCCCAGGTGGAAGGGGTCCCGGCTCATCGACCCGGCCAGGATCGCAATGGCCGGCCACTCGGTAGGCGGCGCCAGCTCGGTGGCGGCCCTGCTCAAGGACCCCAGGATCAAGGCCGGGATGAACGTCGATGGCCTGGCCGTCGTACCCGTGCCGGCGAGCGGGCTGGGCAAGCCCTTCCTTTTCCTCGGTGCGCAGGCCACGCGCACCCCGGGCGGCCAGGAGGCCGCCTCGTGGGAGACGGCCTGGCAGCACCTCACCGGGTGGAAGCGCTGGCTCGTGGTGGCCGGCGCCGAACACGCCTCCTTTACCGACACCGGCCTGCTCGGCGAGCAGGCCGGCCTGGACATCGGCGCCAAGCTGCCCGCCGTCCGGTCGATGGAGATCACCCGCGCGTACGTGGCGGCATTCCTCGACCTGCACCTGCGCGGCACGCCCCAGCCCCTGCTTGACCAGGCATCGGCGAAATATCCAGAAGTCAAGGTCTGCGCGGTTGAGCAGAAGAGCTGCGCCTGA